In one Gossypium hirsutum isolate 1008001.06 chromosome D09, Gossypium_hirsutum_v2.1, whole genome shotgun sequence genomic region, the following are encoded:
- the LOC107890794 gene encoding 60S acidic ribosomal protein P1: MATGELACTYAALILHDDGISITAEKIATLVKAANLSVESYWPSLFAKLLEKVNVDDLITSVGSGGGAAPVAVAAASGAAGGGAAAAAPAVEEKKEEEKEESDDDMGFSLFD; encoded by the exons ATGGCCACCGGTGAACTCGCCTGTACTTACGCCGCGTTGATTCTCCACGACGATGGAATCTCAATCACC GCCGAGAAGATTGCTACATTGGTGAAGGCAGCGAACTTGAGCGTTGAATCTTACTGGCCAAGCCTTTTCGCCAAGCTCCTCGAGAAAGTCAACGTCGATGATCTCATCACCAGCGTTGGCTCCGGTGGTGGTGCTGCCCCTGTTGCCGTTGCTGCTGCTTCTGGTGCAGCTGGCGGTGGTGCTGCTGCGGCAGCCCCTGCTGTTGAGGagaaaaaggaagaagagaaggaagaGAGTGATGATGACATGGGATTCAGCTTGTTTGACTAG
- the LOC107890792 gene encoding uncharacterized protein: protein MISPKKNPPEFNPSFPHRRVDWTSTTHRPSGSFSFFCFLSHMSSSSSSHLPFPPFKFPLPFLPHIAISSIKSLQIHTPKQLIDCQIAASSFPPTSIPLLFTMMMSMFSSFEALLFDSHTQKKYTATSTPIEKAKPNEVSCSEGNKKETTEFNNLSPPPSSSSSSSVVKTPQKQRLRPRFAPELDGVHCFETIIPY from the coding sequence ATGATTAGTCCTAAAAAAAACCCTCCCGAATTTAATCCTAGCTTTCCGCATCGCCGCGTGGACTGGACTTCGACGACTCACCGTCCTTCTGGATCATTCTcgtttttttgtttcttatcccatatgtcttcttcttcttcttctcatctTCCTTTTCCGCCATTTAAATTCCCCCTCCCCTTTCTTCCTCACATCgcaatttcttcaataaaaagCCTTCAAATTCACACTCCAAAACAGCTTATTGACTGCCAAATCGCCGCTTCTTCTTTTCCCCCCACATCAATACCTTTGTTGTTTACGATGATGATGTCTATGTTCAGTTCGTTCGAGGCCCTTTTGTTTGATTCTCACACCCAGAAGAAGTACACGGCGACTTCGACTCCGATTGAAAAAGCGAAGCCCAATGAAGTTTCTTGTTCAGAAGGGAACAAGAAAGAGACAACAGAGTTTAACAATTTATCGCCGCCGCcgtcgtcgtcgtcgtcgtcatCCGTTGTTAAGACACCGCAAAAACAACGTTTACGGCCGAGGTTTGCGCCGGAGCTTGATGGCGTTCACTGTTTCGAGACAATTATTCCATACTGA